atatgtatacaattaaaCTCTATTACTGTTCAATTCTATGTAAATTCTTTATCTAGATTGCTATGTAAAAAGgctatttttacatttttacaTCTAATTGCTCTAACTCTAAATCATTTAGAGCTACCATGGCCAACACTAGTCTTAAGAAAGTATGTTTTACCATTGGTGAAAAAACTTCATGATAATCTATTCCTTTTACCTGTAAATATCCTTTGGCCACTACTTTAGCTAAATATAGCTGGTTCCACACATGGTATTTCAactttccttctaaaaatctaCTTACAACTTTTTACTTTCTAGTCTATAGGTCTTTGCACTAGAATCCATTAGGTAAGGTCTGTCGACTGACTCTACCCAATGGTCGACAATTGTCAAACCAACTGTTGATTGAGTCAACCAATTTTAAGTCACCCtataacaatatttatataattggtgggtttttttatcaataacctatattataattttatttatatatgtgtgtgctaGTGTATGTATGTCTATAATGTGTCACCAACACCATTCAATTTCATCTATCTCTTAAACATGGCTAAAGATGCATTCATGCCCTTGAACTTGGGGCGTTTAACCAATTGTGTCCTTAAACTTGAAGAAGGATATATTCTGTCTCTCAACTCTCAATTTTGGACTGATCATGCATCTCATGTTTAATCAGCATTGCATGTGAATTATACACACAATTGAGGTGTGTGAAAGCAACACccacttcttctccttcctcattCCAGTGCCGGCGACCTCTTGCCTTCCTCTTTCTTCACCACCGACGACCGCTAACCTTTCTCGTGGTCGCCGATTGATCAATCTCACCTTAGCTGACAAAACCGATCAAGTTTCATCAATTGGGTTTAACCTCTATTTGAAACCCGATTTCAGATTTCATCAAATGATGAAACCCAATCCTATTCTTCATCACACAATTTCTCTGTTGTCATCGTCCACTACGTGCACCTCCATCATCCGCTGTCATCTCCATTGTCGGCATTCGCTTCCATTATTGTGCggtgtgtgtgtataataaCCATTGTGCactatgtgtatgtatgtacgtgtgtatgtatatataattatgtataatttattaatatagattgtataaatataaaattttgtccaAATGCATATATATCACACgcataattttgatatttgaggaaTGTAATAGAcatcaatttaaaatttgagaggCGCAATAGGTCCTCCTTAAGTTAAggaacataaataattaaacggGGAAATTTAGGGGTATGCATGTGTTTTTAGCCATTAAATATGGAGCCTTAAAGTATTTTTACATTTGCaagttgtattttatttttaggtatattaattttttaataaatttcaaacaaatttactatttttctgTATTGTGAATAAACTCTATACATAGATGTCGGGAAAAAAACAGGGGGTGTTGCATTGCGTATGCATGGATGATGCAAGCCAAAGCCGATGGGCCACGGCCGTGGAAGGCGCGTTTTGTAGGAATGAATGAATCAGGCCGAATacattttttcacttttatgcttttatttgtttatgtggttatttaaattttttattattattttaattatattttaaaatttaatttttaagttaatttaacttttatactttgaatattttttcatgtgataatttaatttttttgttatttcaatgaataaattaatagaGCATGAGAACGATAGAAGATAGCTATTGACAATATTTCCGACTTGATAAAATGAACCAAAGTTATCgctcaaaatattaatttatctcattttacttttttgttttatgcATCAAAGTAAtgagattaaattgacttacaaATATAAGTacataattgtaattgaaataacgaaaaattcgAGTTATTACATGAAAAAGTTAAAAGTATATAAgttaaattgagtcaaaaatatatatagagatgtaattaaaataataaaaattttaaataattatataaaaaatataaaaataaaaatatgaatttacaTCACGGAGAAGAATGAACAATATGCAACATGAATGGATGCATCATCCATCCCTACCATTCCACGTATCATCTGCTGGCCCATCCCCCCTTCAATGATTTCTGGAGTGCGATGGCTTTTATGTTGTTTAGAAAGAAGGCTTGGCTCCATTTGTCCGTATGAGTGTGACACAcccaaaaaaatggttaataaaTATAAGCAACAAAACCATCATCCAAAATAATGTTAGCTTTTTTGAATTTGTACTCAATGTTAAATTCATGCTATGCTGTGTGTTAAAAACATTATTCTACCTACAATCATTCAAATGAGAATGTTATATTGTCCatgttgaaaaatataaaatttgctCAACGAGGATAAAATAAGAGAGAGGCGTGTCCCCCCAAACAACCCCCCTTTGCATGCCCGCGTTAGGCTCGACTCTGGAAGGAGAACAAATTTGATCGttcaaattacatttttttattttaaattagataataataatttaaccaaaccataaaaatatataaaataatagataTGCATCGTCAAAAAATCAATACCTATTATGCTATTGTCGTTGGACCTGCCTTGGAGAGTTTTAAAGTCATCAGATCCATCTTCAGATCAAATCTAAATAATTGATGATAGATTCTATTTTGATCGTTATCAAATCACTGGTGTTTGACTTTACCTGATTATCGTTTACTTAATCTACACAAGGCTATTACTAATTATAAACGTGATAAAATTTTCAAGCAAACCCTAAGGTCTTATTTTGGtacaattacaaatttatgAGACCCTCAAGTGCAAACAATTTTGAGAAAAGACCTTGACTATTATGAGTTAACCCCGTGAGGCTAAAACTTTTTTCGTTTTCAACATAAACCCTGAAAAGGTATGTATAAATCAGAGCACACCAAAATCAAGGGCTATTGACAAAACGACCCCTAAGATCTCATAATTACATAATACCCTCTATATTCTCTATAATTACGATTTGCATAATAacactttttaaaatatacaaaaaatgtgcgcacataaatattttaattataattaactagatttttaaaaaatactttgatttatgtataaataataaaattattcatttcaaaatattgttctgattttttattcatgtagtgtttgttaactaaactatagatcaaaaaatataaaatataaaaaatatttcaaacttttatcattttcaatatacttgttaaatttatctagtgACTCTTAGAAAAAAAGtcatataatttcttatttgatattttttagatatatttatctctcCCTCCTCAAGATCAAGATAAATATATGTTGGGCTGTTGTATGACTCAAAATGTGgagcagtcaaataccagtatgagcaaaagacgagcgtagcggagatgaggatgctaaaaTGAGCTTATTCGTAATAAGTCAGGAATAGTGCCAATCGATGAAAAgttgagagagactagactaaaatggtttggttatatGAGAAGAATATCAAAAGGTGCTCCTGTGAGGAAgattgatgaaatggaacaattagtcaaaaaaatatgtagaggtagacccaataAGACTTTAAgagagatattaaagtttgatatgaaatgtatgagtttaaatgaagatatgacaaaagacaaaaatatataaaaatctatAATTCATGTAGTCAACCCCATATAGTaaaataaaggctggatatgttgttgttgtagtttgataaaaattttgaaatatttctcaattttattttgatcattatatattttaatgcaaaaagtatttcaatcttattttgatataatcttatcttactcattttaacaaatactaacTAATCACATAAACTTATAGTTTGTTAAGCTAAAACATTCTCATTTGAAGCCAAATgcaatcaaattaattttttgacattAAAAAGATTTAAGGTTAGAATTCTTACTCTACTAAATCTATGCtaaattttgtttgattattatattcaaattttaaaaaaaaaactttattaattactATGTTATAAGTAAAGAACACATAAACAACAATACATAAAGACACAGTAGAATAGttaaggttgcgttctttttattatttttaaattatttttagtttttaatttttttaaataatgaaaacgcattctctttactattttttaaaatgtatttttgaaaacaaaaaaacaattataaagaaaactcaaaacaataaaaaattattttgagtgttttcatcaaaaataaactttaaactcaaaatatatttatttatatatttatttatattttactattgtaatgggaaaaatattacaaaattcattaactttaaaatgtatatatttttttaataatatattaacattaaatatttctaatttattgaataattaaattttttttataaaatattattaaaaaattatttttaaaatttcagagAGAAtacgttttttaattttttaatttaaaaaataatttttcaaaatgacaaagagaatgtgtttttaattttcttaaaacggactatcaaaacaaaaaaattaaaataaatttaaaatttaaaattaaaaattaaaaaataaagagaacgttGCCTAAAGATTCTTGAAtcaattactcaaaaataaGGAGATATTATTAGAAATATTACCCATAAAACCTAAAGTAAAGTTCAAAACCTAATGGTagtaaaagtaaataataataataaaaaaaaagtcttaTCATGATTGGGCATAAGAGTAATTTTGTTAAATGACATAAAATATGAGATAATTAAATAGTAACTTGTACAAAATACaacatgtggtaaaatatttgGATTTTCAATAAATGAATGGATTAAGAAAATGAATGGGAGAGTAAGGGTAAAGAGATAATTTGATAATTGATTTTTAACGAAAAAATAcaatcatttcatttcatttcaagcTTCACCCTATCTTCCCTCTGCTCTGGAAGaagtaaaataaaagtaatttacattaaataaaataacccAAATGACAGTAAAGTCAAATTATTTCGTCAGCTTATTGAAATGaaatttcccaatttttcaCCGTCACTTCACTTGCATATTTGTCGCCGGAATCCAAACCTCTCATTCCTCAGATCGTACTCCACGTAAAAATCCTGCATCTGAAAGCTGCCCAGGATCACCGCCGGCCCCCCGGAACTCTCCGGACCCACCACCCCATCCGTCACCACCGCCAGACACACTGCCCCGCTTCTCCCCGCCAGCACGAAGTAATTCTCCAACGGCAGCGCCATCTCCTGCCCGCCCTTGAAGTGCAGCCGAATTTCCGGCAGCGCCACCTTCCCGGCGCCGGAGATATTGAAGCACGGCCGGAGCCCAATCTCCGTCTCCACTTCCTTCGCTCTCTGGTAGTCCTTCACAAGCCCCACGAACTGACTCTCCACGAGATCGAAGACTTTCCGGGTCATGTACGTGAAGGTGGAGCCTGAGTCGACGACGGTGCCCCCGTTCCCGTCGGCTCCTAGCGACAGGTGCTCGTACGGGATTTTCACGGGCTTCCCGCCGACGGTGATTTTCCGGAGACCCACGTAGTAGTAGACGGAGAAGGCTTCTTTTCCGGCGACATTGGGGTTCTTGACAAATGGAGTGTAGCTGACATTTCGGGTCTTATGGCCCGAATCCGACTCGCCGTCCAGCACAAGGGCGGTGCTTTCGGCGGTGTCGTCGAATTTCCGGGATAGGAGGCAGAAAGAGAATTTCTTGAGGCCGAGTTGACTCGGCAGCGAAACTCGACCACGGCCGAACCCGGCGATCCCGGCGGGTTGCCGGGAGGAGAAAACCGAGCATCCGACGACAAAGTCCGGGACTCTCTTTCCCGGAAAATCGAGGGTATCGAGAAGCCCAAATCCGCCGGTGGAGCCGGAGCCGTAGAAGATCATGTACGGAGGGCAGATCTGAGTGCAAGTTTTGGAACCGGGTTTGCAGTCTCTGCACTGAGTGGTATTGCTATTGTGAATCCAACCGCATTTAGGGTTCAAGCAGCCCAGAATTCTGGCCGAAGACGAGAGCTTGGGGATGAAGAGAGGAGAATGAGAAGGATCGGCGCCATGGAAGGAGCACTTCTTGCAGAGATAACGGCGAGTACAGGGGAACCAGACAATGTCGCTGCCGGTGTCCATGACGAATTGTAGGGTTTGGGGGGGAGTGCCGAAGCTGAGAGGAACGGAGTAGCCGCCGTAGCCGTGGGTGGAAAGAGGGGCGGCGGCGGCCGCATTTTGGGGGTTCTTGAGGTGGTAGGCTCTGGTGAGTGACTGGGTTGCTACGTGGATAAGGTTTTTGTACGGATCTGGAGATGGGTTCGAGTGGAACAGGGAGAGCGGGATAgtggtggcggcggcggccgGCGAGAAGAGGAGTAGGAACAGAGAATAGAGTAGAGAAGGGAACAAGGCCATGAGATCGTCCGTCTGGTTTGCTTTTTCCGGTTGGTGAGGGAAGAAGATTTGCAGGTTGCGGCACTtaaatagtaattttaaaatagttgGCTTTATTCTAAGAATTccacaaaataatatattaattgttactaaatatataaaaaagtatgttttatttttatttttataaggtTGTGCATGGAATGAGACAGAGGTGCAGATGGAACAGTGGCAGCGTGATGCTTCGACAACAGAACCCCAGCTGTCCAATCTGCACGTGATCGAGGACGGTTGACGATTGGCAGTCAATGTGCGTGTGGATAACAGGccgtaaaaattttaaaagtaataataaaattgtataaataaataaatctatttttctttaaacgAAGTCACACtgaattaatacttaaaaaatataacatttatttttttatatataaaatgtcaAGATTAaatatctcaattattaaaaattgttacTTTAACTCCTTACTGTAATAGAACATTAGCACGAGTATGAACGCGCATCTGTTTTTACTAGTGACACTCCATTTAAATAATTAGTTGATAGTATttgaattgattaattaatttgttatgcTCTCTTaacacttaaaaaatataacatttaattttttatatataaaatgtcaAGATTAaatatctcaattattaaaaattgttacTTTAACTCCTTACTGTAATAGAACATTAGCACGAGTATGAACGCGCGTCTGTTTTTACTAGTGACACTCCATTTAAATAATTAGTTGATAGTATTTGAATTGACTAATTAATTTGTTGTGCTCtcttaatacttaaaaaatataacatttaattttttatatataaaatgtcaAGATTAaatatctcaattattaaaaattgttacTTTAACTCCTTACTGTAATAGAACATTAGCACGAGTATGAACGCGCGTCTGTTTTTACTAGTGACACTCCATTTAAATAATTAGTTGATAGTATTTGAATTGACTAATTAATTTGTTGTGCTCTCtcaatagttaaaaaatatagtgtttaatccttaatatacaaaaataacaagATTTCGtatatcaattattaaaaattattattttaagtcttTACATTGACTAATAAGagtaaacaaaattattatctatgcacataaaacacacacataaaaAAGAGATCGTGTTATGTTATAAAAAAGTCACATCTCCAAGAAGCATCAGACtaaaatttatcttgattagAAAACACCAAATTATctatagtttaaaaaaaaatcctaaatctCAAACATCTAAATTTTTGAATCATTAACCCAAAAAACGTTACATTCTTCGATTcttaatcacaaaatataacaaaactaATCTccatcatttctttttattgaacTCAATTCCTTTCCATTACTCTCTCGCTTTCTTGTTTATATTCTCTTTTATgtttcaagataaaaatttaaaataataatttttaataattaaaatataaaatcttgatttttttataaattaggaatcaaacactatatttttaattgttgaatgaGTATAACAAATCAATCAACTTATTCAAATATTATCAACTGATCATCCACGTGACCTATCATTTACAGAAATAAACATTATTTCGTCACtgtaagaatttaaaataataatttttaataattaaaatactaaatattaacattttataCGTCCAAAATTAAACGGCTCATGTATTAAGCCTAAAATGAAACAAGATCCAAGTACAGCCTTCTGGTTTTGCTCGGGAGAGATATTGTAGTAATTTAATGGTATTAAAGAGACTACCCACTCGTAT
This genomic stretch from Diospyros lotus cultivar Yz01 chromosome 1, ASM1463336v1, whole genome shotgun sequence harbors:
- the LOC127796629 gene encoding probable aspartyl protease At4g16563, with translation MALFPSLLYSLFLLLFSPAAAATTIPLSLFHSNPSPDPYKNLIHVATQSLTRAYHLKNPQNAAAAAPLSTHGYGGYSVPLSFGTPPQTLQFVMDTGSDIVWFPCTRRYLCKKCSFHGADPSHSPLFIPKLSSSARILGCLNPKCGWIHNSNTTQCRDCKPGSKTCTQICPPYMIFYGSGSTGGFGLLDTLDFPGKRVPDFVVGCSVFSSRQPAGIAGFGRGRVSLPSQLGLKKFSFCLLSRKFDDTAESTALVLDGESDSGHKTRNVSYTPFVKNPNVAGKEAFSVYYYVGLRKITVGGKPVKIPYEHLSLGADGNGGTVVDSGSTFTYMTRKVFDLVESQFVGLVKDYQRAKEVETEIGLRPCFNISGAGKVALPEIRLHFKGGQEMALPLENYFVLAGRSGAVCLAVVTDGVVGPESSGGPAVILGSFQMQDFYVEYDLRNERFGFRRQICK